A window from Bacteroidota bacterium encodes these proteins:
- a CDS encoding endonuclease domain-containing protein, protein MSPNRYTNPPHLRAIRKSLRKRSTPAERRLWQILRARRLQGVKFRRQHGIGRYVVDFYCPAARLAVEVDGAVHDDPLRAEADRQRQAEIEALGIRVVRFSNDDVLRMPDLVAEALRQELSQLA, encoded by the coding sequence ATGTCCCCGAATCGATACACAAATCCGCCCCATCTCCGTGCGATCCGGAAGTCGTTGCGCAAGCGGTCGACGCCAGCCGAGCGACGGCTCTGGCAGATCCTCCGGGCACGCCGGCTCCAGGGAGTCAAGTTCCGTCGCCAACACGGCATCGGGCGCTACGTAGTCGACTTCTACTGCCCGGCGGCCCGGCTGGCGGTCGAGGTCGACGGGGCAGTCCACGACGACCCGCTCCGCGCCGAGGCGGACCGCCAGCGGCAGGCCGAGATCGAGGCGCTCGGTATCCGGGTCGTTCGGTTCTCCAACGACGACGTGCTGCGGATGCCGGACCTGGTGGCCGAGGCTCTGCGGCAGGAACTGAGTCAGCTGGCGTAG